The nucleotide sequence NNNNNNNNNNNNNNNNNNNNNNNNNNNNNNNNNNNNNNNNNNNNNNNNNNNNNNNNNNNNNNNNNNNNNNNNNNNNNNNNNNNNNNNNNNNNNNNNNNNNNNNNNNNNNNNNNNNNNNNNNNNNNNNNNNNNNNNNNNNNNNNNNNNNNNNNNNNNNNNNNNNNNNNNNNNNNNNNNNNNNNNNNNNNNNNNNNNNNNNNNNNNNNNNNNNNNNNNNNNNNNNNNNNNNNNNNNNNNNNNNNNNNNNNNNNNNNNNNNNNNNNNNNNNNNNNNNNNNNNNNNNNNNNNNNNNNNNNNNNNNNNNNNNNNNNNNNNNNNNNNNNNNNNNNNNNNNNNNNNNNNNNNNNNNNNNNNNNNNNNNNNNNNNNNNNNNNNNNNNNNNNNNNNNNNNNNNNNNNNNNNNNNNNNNNNNNNNNNNNNNNNNNNNNNNNNNNNNNNNNNNNNNNNNNNNNNNNNNNNNNNNNNNNNNNNNNNNNNNNNNNNNNNNNNNNNNNNNNNNNNNNNNNNNNNNNNNNNNNNNNNNNNNNNNNNNNNNNNNNNNNNNNNNNNNNNNNNNNNNNNNNNNNNNNNNNNNNNNNNNNNNNNNNNNNNNNNNNNNNNNNNNNNNNNNNNNNNNNNNNNNNNNNNNNNNNNNNNNNNNNNNNNNNNNNNNNNNNNNNNNNNNNNNNNNNNNNNNNNNNNNNNNNNNNNNNNNNNNNNNNNNNNNNNNNNNNNTCTTTGCTTAGTGTTTACATTTTGAGACCAAAAACAAACTCATTTCTTGGCTTGGTATCTGGATTTGATCCTCTGAACCTGTTTGGTTTTGAGCTGGAATGACTTAACGAGGATGTCATCGGGAAGAGCTCCAAAGAGAGAGGCGACAAGTGATTGTGTTCCGGGCAATTGGCTATCGAAGGCTGCGATTACAGATGCTGGAGTGTTGGCAACGTTCTTTTGGAAATGGAGGAGTCCCTTGGGGAAGACGAAAATATCTCCTTTGTTAATGTGTTTGGCCATAAGTTTTCCGGCGGTTGTTACGAAGCCGACGTAGAGCTGACCTTCAAGGACGAAAATGATCTCGGAGGCCCGTGGGTGGACATGAGGTGGGTTTAGGCCGTTTGGGGCGTAATCGATGCGAGACATGGAGAGGCCGAGGGTGTTGAGTCCTGGTAGCTTTTCTACGTTGGNATGATTTTCCCATTTTATGAACGTGTTGAGAAATTTGCTCGTTAGAGTTTAAGACAATGAAAAACAGAGCTTTTTATCAGTTCTTTGCTTAATTTTTCATCTCATTATAGTTTAAAGTTGCAAACTTTATCTCCATTCATTCGTCTTTGCTTAGTGTTTACATTTTGAGACCAAAAACAAACTCATTTCTTGGCTTGGTATCTGGATTTGATCCTCTGAACCTGTTTGGGTTTGAGCTGGAATGACTTAACGAGGATGTCATCGGGAAGAGCTCCAAAGAGAGAGGCGACAAGTGATTGTGTTCCGGGCAATTGGCTATCGAAGGCTGCGATTACAGATGCTGGAGTGTTGGCAACGTTCTTTTGGAAATGGAGGAGTCCCTTGGGGAAGACGAAAATATCTCCTTTGTTAATGTGTTTGGCCATAAGTTTTCCGGCGGTTGTTACGAAGCCGACGTAGAGCTGACCTTCAAGGACGAAAATGATCTCGGAGGCTCGTGGGTGGACATGAGGTGGGTTTAGGCCGTTTGGGGCGTAATCGATGCGAGACATGGAGAGGCCGAGGGTGTTGAGTCCTGGTAGCTTTTCTACGTTGGCTCCGGTCACGACTGAGCCGGTAGAGGTGTTAGTGGCAGCAGCGGAGGCTAAGCCTTGAAAGTAGAAGTCTTCCGGTGTCATTTGTGTTGAGTCCTTGCAAGTGTATCCATTGACCTTGACCGCTTCattttgtcaaaagaaaataaacaaagaaaattagataaattttgacaagaacaaaaaaaaaaaaaagaaaacagaaagtgTAATCgactttcaaatttatgttgGTATGGTACTATTGAAAAAGAATGTTTGAAGATTTCAATCATGTGTCGTCCacctaacttttatttttaacattttgacAAATActatatcatttatcaaaagTCATGATAAATTTCCAAGAAAGTCTTGAATAATATAATagtaaatcaaaaaaatatagataaagtATAATACAAATGAGAAGATTTCGTTACAAATTATCACAATTGGTGTCACATTTCTTAAAGATATAATGTTTCTAAGCAGCTAGGGAGAAGAAACATAATATCCTGTggaaattgtttatataaaagaaaatcttgagtcgtttttttttctttttttttttttgtgcaacatcGTGAGTCGTTTtatgaataaaacaaaagaggTCAAAGCAAATGTGGTTATTGGGGTAAGTAAAAATACCATTGGACAAATCAGCAACACAAACATCTTGAAGCATCTCACATTCCGCAATGGCCACGGCTGCGACGAACATggtgacaacaacaacaacaaaattggtCGTCATAGAGgccattattgttgttgttgttatatagttaaaaagagattgtttttgatgaatttataaacaagaaaataaattcacGAATAGAGAAACTTTAATTTTGGTGTTCTTATAGACATGGAGAAGCTTTTGAAACGTTTATTATTAGGCAAATTGTTAAAGGTTGGTTTTAGCCCCTTAATTTAGCCAAAATTAGGTTTTCAGTGTGATTAATATTTGAGGTGGGGAAGTTGTGATTACAGGGTTGTTTATTGGAGAAATAGAGACATCTAATCTTAATTATGGTGTAGACTTTAGCACCGTCCGAGGAAACTCACCTAAAATAACTTATCTTCCTGGAAATTAGTAATCTCCAAGCCACCAAAACACAAGAAACTAGAAGTTGGCTGGTTATTTCGTTATGtaagttttggtttaaaaaataacttgcatcaataagttttgttttggtcaaacTGAATCCAAAAACTTACACTTTAACCGAACCGGAAAGATCTGTATAAAACACAGTCTGGTTTGTCGAAGGTAAAGGTTTCATCTTATGTTGGATCCAAACTAAAACCGGATTATGACCGATAAAGGCCGACAGGGATTGTCCGCTAAAATGTCACTCTCATTGTCTAAGTACAATAATATTAATGTGTTCGTactaaaacattatataaaggGACAAGTGAACAAAATAGCTAAGACTTAGGACTAAACAAATTCCCTCATGGATAAAATCTCCAATTCAAGTTGAGTCTTATATTAGATGTGTATATCAATATGtagaaatttattaatatatattgtatagatTACCAACATATACAACTAGAGTGAGTTCGTTGACGCAACAGTTTGGGAGAAAGACTTAAAAATATAAGTCAAGTCGCTTATAATAAAGGAAGATGTTGAGAAATGAGAACAATAAGAGACAACTCTTAAGTGAATGCTTCTATTTATATGCTTCTAGTTTCTTCTCATCTATTCATATCTAAATTCCATAATCCATATTCTTCCTAGTTAATCTCTCCATCATGACGACTAAGGTAAAATCATATTTGGAAACGAATCcgagtttctttttctttattttcttgaatcatTCGGTTTTGTGCAGAAAATTGAGATCAAAGTGGATATCGACTGTGAGAAATGCAAACATGCAATCATGGAGGCCGTTACAGAGCTAGAAGgtatgatatttttaattttataaaaaaaacttaatactAAACCTGTTGATATATGAGAGATGAAATTATAAGATGAGAGATTTGAATGCAGGTGTGAATCAGGTTTCGCTGGATCAAGAGAAGAGCATACTAACCGTGGTGGGTACAATGGATCCGGTCTGCGTAGCAGAACAGCTTAAGAAGATTAAACAGAAACCAGTAGTAATCAGTGTTGGACCACCGAAAAAACCAGACCCCAAACCAGACCCTAAGAAGGATCCTTGTTTCCCTTACTACTACTACACCCCTTGTGACATGGTAACAGTTAATACCTATGAGAACGGAAGCGGCTGCACCATTGTTTGAATCCTGTCTCCATCTCTTTTAGTCCTTATGTAAAATCTTGTAATCTTTAGTCAGTAAAATAATTTCTTATGTAATCATGTTGATTTATTTTGCTATGTGATGAATCCTTGTTATTGTCCCCCCTTCCTGTTATCTGAAACTAGTGATAATATCATCATAATTTGACATGGAGTCTTGCTTTTAAATCACATCTAAATTCTGAAATCAGTCCAATTTCGAATACACACGCACAAGCATTTTCCTTGTCAAAAGCAAATTCATGATCATGCCATCACCGAAACCACAATGAAAAGAAGTCCAGACCTTACTAATTTTCTACCATTGAGGAAGCATAGACTAACCAAGGTTACGGAAACATTGTAAAACAAAAGGCACAAAGACTACTTAGCCCTAGGAAAACCATCAAAGTTTTAATAATCTTCTCTCGAGATCTTTGCAGCAGAACTAACTTATACAGCCTTAGAACAACTGGAACTGTgatttacttcttcttccttccaccACCTCCCTTGGTTTTCTTATTTGCTGCTCCTTTAGTGGTACTCTCTGGGATCTCCTattagtaagtaaaaaaaaagattattaacACCACATGATACTGTATATCTAAAACATGTGGAACACAAAGTAGAATGTTCTATTTAGCACAGGATTCTTAAGAATGGAGGTGCTTAGTCTATGTAAGGTAGTTTCCAGCTCAGCGATGTACACTAAACATATAGCTAAATAGAACTACAGAAATTATGGCAGACTGATTTTAAATATCCACCGTGATATTTAAATTCTTGTGCCTAAGCCACCTCCAGCCACTTGAACAGAAAGGTCGGAACCCCGAGATAGAGAGAACAGCTTAAGGCTAGCAATATTATTGGAGGTGTTCCATCCAAAAGCATGTAGAGAAAATACTTTATTGCTGATAGCTGGTTTATACTGCTGGAGCAAACATTTGGTACCCTGTGATCCAGTATATCGAGGAATCACCTCAGAGGCAAACTAGGCATATAAGTTTTCCCTAAAGTGTGTGCATATATTTCCATCCATTTCTGGACGTGTACTACGAGTTTACGGCAGGCTATGGACAGTGAATTCATAATCACAAGATGTAGGCGGAAAGCATGAAGAAGATCAACGTCTCACAAACCACGAATCGGGGAATTGTTTTAACATTCATAGACTTACCAACTAATTTACCGTGTTTCTTTTGGCACATAAAAGATTATAGGACGTACACATTCATGTGCAAGTCAAAAGAAACGATATTAAGAACTATTGGGTTCAACCATATATAGAATTAAAGAGACAAACCTTTCTCTTAGCAGGCACGGATGAGTTAGCAACTGGCTTGAAAAATGACTCCAGCCTTTGaaatgtttaagaaagaaatGAGTGGAAAGAGAAGTAAAAGCTAGAACCACCACTATATTGTCGAAAGGTGCATACCTGCCCTGGGACGATTTGTTCTTCGcagttttaattttctctatggcctatacaaaaaaaatttcagatcatCCATGTCCAAATAAAGCATCGCACATATATGGCAATAAGGAACAAAGTATGATAACACTACATGAAACATACCTTGGTTACCCTATCTATGTTGAATCCATTTTCATTCACCAAAAACTGAACTATACCCTGGCAAgggagaaaacaaagaggtaaCTAAAAAAATCTCCCAAAGGattcaaaaagggggagaactCAATTTCTACCTCTTCATCTGGAGAGGTCCACTTAATATCAAGCTGCTCTTCATCTGTTAAGACATCAGGTTCTTTGAAAAGTCTCCGAGCTTCATTATATGGCCATTCCTCGGGTATTTGATACCTACATATAATACAAAGTGGTAAAGGTCTTTAACACACTATGGCTATTGTTTCTTGGGACAGCAGATGTTCAAAGTAAGAACTCAATAAAAGTAACagtaaatattaatttatatcagACTACAAATTGACACAAAAAGCTTCTTGGAAGTGTGGTTGTGGTAATGCAACTTGGAGagacatttttttcatttttcaacagAAGACACAGGGTAATAGTATATTGTCCCCAAATCAAATAACTCTGAGATAGTTTAATAGAGGTAtacctttctttgtttatattttcaaGTATGGTCTCAATAGATCCATGCTGGCGAATGAGCTTTAGGGCAGTCTGCCCTCCGATACCTGTGGCACAAAATGAGTATTAGTTTATATTTAACAGAGAAAAAACCACAGCAGTCTATTTCACCCACAGTTGAAAGATATAAAAAGGCAAAATAAATCTCTAGATACCTCGGATGCTGTCACAATAGTCACACCCTGACAATATGCACAAGTCGATGAACTGATCCATGGTAAGTTGAAGCTCTTCTAAAATCTGAAATGTGACCACAAGAGAAGAGATGATCTCAATTACTTGAAACGTAGAAGAAGAGGatagtgtgtgtgtgagagagaaacCTTAGCAACTTCAAATTCCATGACAGGGATCTTTCTGGAGCTAGGATCCATCAGGTGGCGAAGAAACTTAGGAGCTCCAAAAGTCAAGGAATCCATATCTTCAGAAGCCACACCATAAACCTAAATAGACAGGAACTATTCATAAGGAAGCATTGCAAACCTTGTAAAACTTACACTTATACAAGATTGGAGATGTTGGTCACTCAAAACTGTCAGTAAAACACAAAAAGgagaagagacaaaagaaactagACCTTTCCTGACTTGCAAAGTGCAGCACATTGCGCTTCAGCTTCGGAAGTGGCCTGTATGTAAGAAGCCACATCAGTcttcttttcaaacttttagCCATTtcatatcaaaaccaaaaagatgagttaatagaaaaaatatagatcCTCGGGCCTCTGCACATAACATTAAGTACCTCAACAACGGGCACCCCCATGAGTCTCAAGAGTCTTTTGCAGTCGTCATTGTGCTGTTTTGTCACCTGGAGAGTGGGAGATTATGCATATATCAATTGCTTTCAAGTGGATGCTATAAAAATAAGAAGTCAAACGATtcataaaaggaaaagaataGACTACCTTCACAGTCCGTTTGCTGTACTTCTCAATGTCCTCCTTGTTTCTTGCCTGCCAGCatgaaataacttgtaaaatCACCCTCTTTTAGTAGTAAACTAAAGCTAGGAAAGCAAACTCGTAAGGCAAGAAAGAGTGACAAACCTCAATCGCACCAGTCAAATCTGCAGTTGCATCAGCTCTCTTGGAATAACTGAATCAAGATTAGATTTGAACAAAACCATAGTTCACAACGGTTCAATAACTCATCTTACCACTCtcaaacttaaaaaatcaaTTCATGATAACAGAAAGATACCGTTTTGCCAGTTCTTGTCTCTTTAACTCCGGGGGCTTTCCATCGAAAACATATCTGAAGCCAAAAAAGATTCAGAACTAAATTAGCAAGACTAATAGTAAAAGACAAACCTTTTCTAccaacagaggaaaaaaaaaaaaaaagagcattacACAGGCTTAATCCCAGCTTCTAGAAGACGAATCGTTCGATTAAACATCCCTTGTAAATGGCTACATGTACAAAACACATCAGATAGAAAGATCCAAACTTTACAAATgtggaaacagagagagagagtagtaaGTAGTAACCTAGTGACTTCACCAGCTTCATTAGTGAGCATTTCAGTCCCAGTTCTCCCTACCACAATCTGCGTCACATCGATTTCAAAAGTTATACTCTCTTGCTGAGTGCGAAtaagattaattaatataaaggGGGGGAGGAGAAGGGAACGAACGAGGAATTGGTAAATGCTCATGCTAGCATCGACGGCGATTTTCCGACCGAAATAGCTCtcaaatttttgttctttcataCAACTTGGCGCATTGTCGGCTAAAAGCTTCGTTANNNNNNNNNNNNNNNNNNNNNNNNNNNNNNNNNNNNNAACACAAACATTAGATCGAATTCAGGAATCGTAATctaaaattgaaacaagaagTAATCGTTCCGCTTGCACCAGACCTTGATACCCATGGCGATTTACAGATAAAACAGAGCGAATCAGCGAGGCGAAGGCTttgttcttttctctctcaGGGAAGGGAACTATGCCACTTTGGGTCTCTCTGACTGACTAACGCCGGTGATGTTGTTTTCCCGCCTCCTCAACACGTGTGGGCGCGCTAGAGCCTGGTCAACTTAATGAGGCCTTTAAACCTAATAAGCCCATCAGCTCGTTATGGCCCATGGCCTATTATTCttccattcttttcttttcttctttttttccgacacataataaaaacaacttCTCCCTAAACCATTTAGGGATGgacaaaattttcattatatatatatatatatatatatatatatatatttatatatatatatatatatatacaattccAAAGAGAAAGTGTAGTTATTACTTGATAAGAAAccatagcttttttttttgttaaagggtttaTAAGAAACCATAGCTAGTAAACGAAACTGTACAATTGGGGtgtcaaattaacaaaatacaattatacaaataaGGATCGTTTCATTATTCGTGCATGGGAATCGTATGGGGCACTTCTAGTAGTATgattaaactaaacaaaaaaacgagTTCGCCCTAATATTCTCTCCCAGACACTATTACCGAGGCGCCGCGACCACTATCTCTTCCCGACGCCGGTAGAGCTCCGGCTCACCGGCGTCGGGTGCTCTCATTCCCGTTGCTTCTCTGCTGCTTCCTGTTCTCCCTATTCTCCTTTTGTGActcttttttccccttttattttctttttatgtctCTTTTGAACTCTCCGACCAACATCCCAGATCCAGACGATGAAGACCTGACTCTGCTCTTATATCGAAGGATGTGGTGTCCGGCGAAACCCATCCTCAACTACCCTCGCCCAGGCCTACCGTCAAAGGTTTCAAAGTCCCTAGATCTCCCAATTTCTCGATCCGGTGTGTGCTCCGCCTCTGAAGATCTTCCCTCAGCTACACCATCTGATCCTTCGTTTGAGTGGCTGCTTGACGAAGTATCTCCCAGAACTGCGTTTTGCCCCCGATTTTGGACTCCCACCTCACAGACGTGTCACCTCGAGAGCTTTGCAGACCCAATGGTTTTGCCAATTCCCCAATGGACCAGGTTCTCTCTATCAAACTCCCTGTTATCCTATAGGCCGCTCTTAGCTTGCTTGGTAATACTCGAtgttcgaagactgcatcaGAGAAACCAGTTAGCTAGTGTGTCTTGGAAGTACATTGAGTATGTTAGAACTTTGGCGACTGCTCAACCCACGACATTGTTTGTTGGCCCCCAAATCTGGAATTACAATGTTCGCTTTAATTCCCAACATCCACACCCTTTCCTGAAGCGCAGGCTATTTGGTTTTGTTCCCGTGTTCTGTCGAATGCATACCTTGTGTGGCtttcttgatcaccattttcatGGCAGAAAGGATCCACCTGGTTTGCTACGACACTACACTTACTCTATGCACCTGCTTTTAGCTTCTTCTCCGATAAACTCTACTGATTCCATTGCCTTGCAACAATCATCTCCTTCGAAGCTCAGGTCTGACTTCTCTTCACCAATGTTGATCCGACTACAGACCTTGTGTGGATGGCTTGATCACCATTTCCATGGCAGAGAGGCTCCACCTGTTATGTTACGGTTCTGCATTTATACTCTGCGATTCCTGGTTTTAGCTTCAACTCTGAAATCCCATGCTCCTAAGTTCCTGAAGTTTCATGGCATACTAGTCCTAAACTCAATTTGTCGAGGCTGTGGTTATGGTCTGAGAAGCTTCTCTACTAACAATCACCCCACGATGATTCTAGCTGCTTATTTCAGGTTCATCTTTAGTGAGCAAACATGTACCCGCACCTCCATCACCTCCCGGGTCTTTGACCCCCAAATCCATACCTTGGTTCTACGTCTGCTGGTGCGCCTCACTTCAGCTAGTTCCTTGGATCTGATTCTTCTATCAACGGCATTGTGTCTTTTGACCGTGACCTACTTGTCATCTCTCGAGATCCTCGATGATGTCCAATCCTACAACCATGATCCCACATGCCTACAATTGCTTCTTAGCCTTTGTGTCATAGCTCTCATGGAACCTTGCTTGATGTTCTCTTTATGTTTGTATTTGCTTATGGCTTTGGGGAAAGCTTCTTCTTGTAATCTTTCAATCTCTTTAAACTATGGGATTCTTTATCCCTCTCTCTGTATGTTTTCTATTTGAATGAATAGAATCatattttgatcaaaaaaagGGAATCGTATGGGGCAAAGAGTAAAAACCAAAGAACGTAACGGTGGTGAATGGGTGATACGtcgtgggttttttttttcatgtaacgTCTTACATTATTGATATCTACaacaaatataatctatatacttatttaagcaaccctttaaacaaataaccctactccatgtaaaatattacacaaaatgccactgtattttaatacaaaatataataacagaatcttaatattaatttgttgtaacctgaaaatgattatccaaaaaatagtaattattaatttattagattacaagaaattattaataaaatattatttcaaaattgtttaataaaataataataaaattatttcgaaattatgtaataaaataattaaaaagattctatttattgtttcagaaatcttaggaaacaataacaaactatttagaaaattataaaacttaaatttatttataaaactaagattaaatatttacatatctaaatcatttaataataacaaatatatattaaaattaggatacaacattgtttatatttttaaaatatatctatatacttatttaagctatgttgttaaaaatttaaccagttctgatgtgacatattacgaaaatgctattatattttaattattctaataattaacaaaagaaaagtttagatttgtttacaaaataataaaactttatttattgtttcataaatcttaggaaat is from Camelina sativa cultivar DH55 chromosome 20, Cs, whole genome shotgun sequence and encodes:
- the LOC104772629 gene encoding probable germin-like protein subfamily 2 member 5, whose amino-acid sequence is MSRIDYAPNGLNPPHVHPRASEIIFVLEGQLYVGFVTTAGKLMAKHINKGDIFVFPKGLLHFQKNVANTPASVIAAFDSQLPGTQSLVASLFGALPDDILVKSFQLKTKQVQRIKSRYQAKK
- the LOC104771139 gene encoding probable germin-like protein subfamily 2 member 5 produces the protein MASMTTNFVVVVVTMFVAAVAIAECEMLQDVCVADLSNAVKVNGYTCKDSTQMTPEDFYFQGLASAAATNTSTGSVVTGANVEKLPGLNTLGLSMSRIDYAPNGLNPPHVHPRASEIIFVLEGQLYVGFVTTAGKLMAKHINKGDIFVFPKGLLHFQKNVANTPASVIAAFDSQLPGTQSLVASLFGALPDDILVKSFQLKPKQVQRIKSRYQAKK
- the LOC104771141 gene encoding heavy metal-associated isoprenylated plant protein 3-like; translation: MTTKKIEIKVDIDCEKCKHAIMEAVTELEGVNQVSLDQEKSILTVVGTMDPVCVAEQLKKIKQKPVVISVGPPKKPDPKPDPKKDPCFPYYYYTPCDMVTVNTYENGSGCTIV
- the LOC104771140 gene encoding flap endonuclease 1-like isoform X2; translation: MGIKVLTKLLADNAPSCMKEQKFESYFGRKIAVDASMSIYQFLIVVGRTGTEMLTNEAGEVTSHLQGMFNRTIRLLEAGIKPVYVFDGKPPELKRQELAKRYSKRADATADLTGAIEARNKEDIEKYSKRTVKVTKQHNDDCKRLLRLMGVPVVEATSEAEAQCAALCKSGKVYGVASEDMDSLTFGAPKFLRHLMDPSSRKIPVMEFEVAKILEELQLTMDQFIDLCILSGCDYCDSIRGIGGQTALKLIRQHGSIETILENINKERYQIPEEWPYNEARRLFKEPDVLTDEEQLDIKWTSPDEEGIVQFLVNENGFNIDRVTKAIEKIKTAKNKSSQGRLESFFKPVANSSVPAKRKEIPESTTKGAANKKTKGGGGRKKK
- the LOC104771140 gene encoding flap endonuclease 1-like isoform X1 yields the protein MGIKVLTKLLADNAPSCMKEQKFESYFGRKIAVDASMSIYQFLIVVGRTGTEMLTNEAGEVTSHLQGMFNRTIRLLEAGIKPVYVFDGKPPELKRQELAKRYSKRADATADLTGAIEARNKEDIEKYSKRTVKVTKQHNDDCKRLLRLMGVPVVEATSEAEAQCAALCKSGKVYGVASEDMDSLTFGAPKFLRHLMDPSSRKIPVMEFEVAKILEELQLTMDQFIDLCILSGCDYCDSIRGIGGQTALKLIRQHGSIETILENINKERYQIPEEWPYNEARRLFKEPDVLTDEEQLDIKWTSPDEEGIVQFLVNENGFNIDRVTKAIEKIKTAKNKSSQGRLESFFKPVANSSVPAKRKGTKCLLQQYKPAISNKVFSLHAFGWNTSNNIASLKLFSLSRGSDLSVQVAGGGLGTRI